Below is a genomic region from Terriglobia bacterium.
CTGAAAACTCTCCGCGAATCCCGAAGGGACGGCGCGAACCGATACAATCAACCTGTCGGATGAAACGTCTCCTCCTCCTCTCCACTACGACCGGGTACCAGGCGCAGCAATTCCGCGCCGCCGCCGCGCGGATGGAGATTCCCCTGGTGCTGGCCTCTGATACCTGCCACGCCATGGACGATCCTTGGGGTGACGGTGCGATCTCTGTCCGCTTCCAGAAGCCGCGCGAGTCTGCCGGAAAGATCCGCGAATTCGCCCAGCATCAGCCCATCCACGGCCTGGTGGCCATTGGTGATGCGCCCACCGTCACCGCCGCGCTCCTCGCCCGCGACCTCGCGCTGCGCTTCCATCCGCCTCACGCAGTCGAGCTCTGCCGCAACAAGTTCCTCGCCCGCCAGCGCTACCAGCAGGCCGGCATGCGCGTGCCCTGGTACGCGCGGTTCAAGCTCGCCTCCGATCTGGCGCAAGCCTCGCGCGCTGTACCCTATCCGTGCGTGCTGAAGCCGCTCGGACTCTCCGCCAGCCGCGGCGCCATTCGCGCCAACCACGAGCGGGAATTTGTCGCCGCATTTCGGCGCATCACTGCCCTGCTGCAGCAGAAGGACGTGAAGATCATGCGCGATGAGAGCGCCGCCTGGATCCAGGTGGAGAGCTTCATTCCAGGCCGCGAGTTCGCCGTCGAGGGCCTGGTGACGCGCGGCCGCCTGCGCGTGCTCGCCATCTTCGACAAGCCCGATCCGCTCGACGGCCCCTTCTTCGAAGAGACCATCTACGTCACGCCCTCGCGCCTCAGCGGCTCGGCCCAGCAGGCGATCACCGACTGCAGTCAACAGGCAATCACCGCGCTCGGCCTCACTGACGGTCCCGTCCACGCCGAGCTGCGCCTCCACGATGACGGCCCGTGGATGCTGGAGGTCGCGGCACGGCCCATCGGCGGCCTGTGCGCGGGCGCGTTGCGCTTCGACCGCGACGGCCATCCTCTTTCTTTGGAAGAGCTCATCCTCCGCCACGCGCTCGGCGAACCCGTGGACGGCATCCCGCGCGAGAGCTGCGCCTCAGGCGTGATGATGATCCCCATCCCGCACGAAGGCTTCTACGAGGGCTTGGAGAACCTGGAGGCGGCGCAGCAGGTTCCTGGCATCGAGCGTGTCGAGATCACCGCCAAGTTCCGTCAGAAGCTGGTCCCGCTGCCGGAAGGCGCCAGTTATCTGGGCTTCATCTTCGCGCGCGGACCCAGCCCGCAATCGGTGGAGGATGCGCTGCGGGAATCCCACCGGCAACTTGCATTCCTGATTTCACAGGCAATTCCTGTTATCTAACAGAAGATGCTGCCCACGCGGAACAATCGTGGACGGGCACGATGTGAGCCTTGCGGTGCGGTGAGCGGGAGTGACCGGGGCTGAAAGCGGAATCGACACTGCCAGTTCGAAAGGCCCGGAGGATCGCTCCCCCGGGCCCACAAGCGAATCTCTACTTCAGGAATACATCGACCCTATATTGCTCCGTGTTTTGCTCCTTGTCCTTCTTCCAGCGATCGAAGCCAATCCGGTCGTAAATGGTGTAACCGTTCACCAGAATCTGCCACATGCCTGCTTGGGGATTCTGAATGGCGGCGCGTTCAAGGCCATTGATAGTAGCTCCGTCAAAATTGAAGGTGCCGTCCGGGGCGACCAGGATCATATCGATATCGTTGGTCGGGTAAGAGGCCCAGTCGTGGTTCCAGGTCAATTCGAAGTCCGCCTCGCCGGTTCCGGCGGGCACATTGAATGGAATTGCGACCGTGTCGCCCTCACCGACCTTGCCCTTGGTGTGGAAATTCGGCTTGCCCTTCAACGTGGCCGTGGCGGAATAGTCAGCCGACACCCGTCCGGCATTTGTCCAATCTCCCGTAAACGTCACCCGGAGAATGCCCGCCTCCGGATTTGGGATCGTAAATGTCATCGGCCCGGTAATGAGCCCCGGCCCCACCTTGTAATCGCCCTCGCCGATGGCGGAGGTCTTGGCCGAGTGCACGGCAAAGATTAAGTCGTCACCATATATTTGGTTCTGCTGCGCCGGATCGTTCTCGGGCGTGACGCCGTTTACGCTGATGGTGATGCCTCCAACGTCCTTCCCAACTTCGAGGTAGAACTCGCGGCGCTGCCCCGGCAGCAGCTTGACTGCCTTCCCGGAAACCGTTCTTCCGGGCGCTAAATCGTCAACGCGCAGCCACAAACGTTGCAGATTGTCTTCCACCTCTCCACTGGGCCAGAGGGAGGGAAGGATCCACCCCGGCAGCCACCACCATGTCTGCAGCAACTTGATCGAGTGTGCCACGTCGAGATAGCCGGCGCCCTGATCGAACACGCCGGAGTTGTCGCCCAGCAGATTATGGTTCGTGGCCAGAATGATGGCATTGCGAACCTGCGCCGCTGACGCAGACGGCACGGCCTTGCGGATCAAGGCTGCCGCCCCGGCAACGGTTGGCGCCGCGAACGAGGTCCCACTCACAAAATACAGTCCGCCGCTGGAT
It encodes:
- a CDS encoding ATP-grasp domain-containing protein, with the translated sequence MKRLLLLSTTTGYQAQQFRAAAARMEIPLVLASDTCHAMDDPWGDGAISVRFQKPRESAGKIREFAQHQPIHGLVAIGDAPTVTAALLARDLALRFHPPHAVELCRNKFLARQRYQQAGMRVPWYARFKLASDLAQASRAVPYPCVLKPLGLSASRGAIRANHEREFVAAFRRITALLQQKDVKIMRDESAAWIQVESFIPGREFAVEGLVTRGRLRVLAIFDKPDPLDGPFFEETIYVTPSRLSGSAQQAITDCSQQAITALGLTDGPVHAELRLHDDGPWMLEVAARPIGGLCAGALRFDRDGHPLSLEELILRHALGEPVDGIPRESCASGVMMIPIPHEGFYEGLENLEAAQQVPGIERVEITAKFRQKLVPLPEGASYLGFIFARGPSPQSVEDALRESHRQLAFLISQAIPVI